The proteins below come from a single Deltaproteobacteria bacterium genomic window:
- a CDS encoding endonuclease/exonuclease/phosphatase family protein, whose amino-acid sequence MDRSTVRVLTLNCWNLSEPIAERIALIRAGIESLQPDLIGLQEIIVRADGLDEGALILDGLGYQRIFGPAFHWTDAGTAQPTDPGAHAFGNLIASRWPLRHHEVQALPGSETHEYRCALGALVDAPFGSIPFVTTHLNWKFHHGNIRERQVVALAEFTNRLAKGAGFQPILVGDMNAEPDSNEIRFLAGLAALEGRSTYFQDAWRVAGDGPGFTWDNRNRFAAIMFEPNRRIDYIFVGLANMHARGRIDAVRLVLDEPQGDVFPSDHFGLLADIRI is encoded by the coding sequence ATGGATCGCTCGACCGTGCGCGTGCTGACACTCAATTGTTGGAATCTCTCCGAACCGATCGCCGAGCGCATCGCGCTCATCCGAGCCGGCATCGAGTCGTTACAACCCGATCTCATTGGCTTGCAGGAGATCATCGTGCGCGCCGACGGCTTGGATGAAGGCGCACTCATTCTCGACGGGCTCGGCTACCAGCGGATCTTCGGCCCGGCGTTTCATTGGACCGACGCCGGCACTGCGCAGCCGACTGATCCGGGCGCGCACGCGTTCGGTAACCTCATCGCCAGCCGCTGGCCGCTGCGGCACCACGAGGTACAGGCGCTGCCGGGATCGGAAACCCACGAGTACCGGTGCGCGCTCGGGGCACTGGTCGATGCCCCGTTCGGGTCCATCCCGTTTGTCACCACCCATCTCAATTGGAAATTCCATCATGGCAACATTCGCGAACGTCAAGTCGTCGCGCTCGCCGAGTTCACCAACCGTCTCGCCAAGGGCGCCGGGTTTCAGCCGATCCTTGTCGGCGACATGAACGCCGAACCGGACTCGAACGAGATCCGTTTCCTCGCCGGGCTGGCGGCCCTCGAAGGTCGCAGCACCTATTTTCAGGACGCGTGGCGCGTGGCCGGTGATGGCCCCGGCTTCACCTGGGACAATCGCAATCGCTTCGCCGCCATCATGTTCGAACCCAATCGGCGCATCGACTACATCTTCGTTGGTCTCGCCAACATGCACGCACGCGGCCGCATCGATGCGGTGCGTCTGGTGCTGGATGAGCCGCAAGGCGACGTCTTCCCCAGCGACCACTTCGGCCTGTTGGCGGACATACGCATCTGA
- a CDS encoding acyl-CoA desaturase has protein sequence MAKAITADNDSKRQDGYQGGNSIAFWLVHVACALVLFTGVSWSAVAVGLATYWTRMFGITAGYHRYFSHRAFKTSRAFQFVLAVLGTTSVQKGVLWWAANHRNHHKYSDLPEDLHSPIQRGFWWSHVGWILSPDYDETLFERIPDMAKYPELRWLNQHYLVPPVTLAVALFMLGGMSWLVWGFFVSTVLLWHSTFLINSLAHVYGSRRYDTADTSRNNVWLALLTFGEGWHNNHHHFMNSVRQGFFWWEIDVSYYILKALSWVGITWDLIEPPARVRIPAAADARQLKAA, from the coding sequence ATGGCCAAAGCGATCACGGCAGACAACGACTCGAAGCGGCAAGACGGTTATCAAGGCGGCAACTCAATCGCATTTTGGCTCGTCCACGTCGCTTGCGCGCTGGTGTTGTTCACGGGGGTCAGTTGGAGCGCCGTCGCGGTCGGGCTGGCGACGTACTGGACGCGCATGTTTGGGATCACCGCGGGTTACCATCGCTACTTCTCCCATCGCGCCTTCAAGACCAGCCGCGCGTTCCAGTTCGTGCTCGCGGTGCTCGGCACCACCTCGGTGCAGAAGGGCGTGCTGTGGTGGGCGGCCAATCATCGCAACCATCACAAGTATTCCGATTTGCCCGAGGACCTGCACTCGCCAATTCAGCGCGGCTTCTGGTGGTCGCACGTCGGCTGGATTCTCAGTCCCGACTACGACGAGACCCTCTTCGAGCGCATCCCCGACATGGCCAAGTATCCCGAGTTGCGCTGGCTCAATCAGCACTACCTGGTTCCGCCGGTGACATTGGCGGTCGCGCTGTTCATGCTCGGCGGCATGAGCTGGCTGGTGTGGGGCTTCTTCGTCAGCACTGTGCTCCTGTGGCACTCGACGTTCCTGATCAACTCGCTCGCCCATGTCTACGGCAGCCGGCGCTACGACACGGCCGACACCAGCCGCAACAACGTGTGGCTCGCGCTGCTCACGTTCGGTGAAGGCTGGCACAACAACCACCACCACTTCATGAACTCGGTACGACAGGGGTTCTTTTGGTGGGAGATCGACGTGAGCTACTACATCCTCAAAGCGCTGTCGTGGGTCGGGATCACGTGGGATTTGATCGAACCGCCCGCGCGTGTCCGTATCCCAGCAGCAGCCGACGCACGTCAGCTCAAAGCCGCGTAA
- a CDS encoding ATP-binding protein, protein MSNVSLDWNAIRPLNGSKANAFEELCAQLARAESPAGSRFERKGTPDAGVECYAILGDGSEWGWQAKYFDTLGDSQWPQLDASVKTAIEKHPRLVQYFVCIPLDRPDGRVQGRRSAKERWDEHVKKWTDWAAALGMTVEFVYWGSHELLERLAHSQHAGRLRFWFDVPGFDGAWFTARLDDALKTAGPRYTPEIHVGLPIAAELEAFGRTERFFDQIKARARGIRDKLRSFEYAESKCVEQAPNGAASAVSSKVQAILVELAAVSVQPVGALPFSRIAEQLAASDAAAEKLEAWLLESERQQHTKPPATEKSGATSPYRNNPFTERRYRIRALLSELQEAREALVHAEEVARGSLMLLSGAAGTGKTHLLCDVARQHVAANRPTVLLMGQQFVSAEAPWTQALQQLDLPGMSAEEFVGALESAAQVAGCRALVLIDAINEGTGRLIWPSHLAAFLAQLERSPWIGVLLTVRSSYEDIVVPEEVRARAVAVTHHGFADCEYDATRTFFAHYGLELPSTPLLAPEFGNPLFLKTLCSSLNANGERRLPRGFHGITAVFDLYLGAVNDRLASALGFNPKGVLVRRAVEVFAKKLLDSGERWLTLTTAEEVVNALLPGREFERSLYRGLVSEGVLVEEAAWRQAAPREEVVFIGYDRLADHLVAKMLLDAHLDADNPASAFAAGAPLAFVCDKSHHVPPGLLEALCVQIPERTGRELISLAPETGDRWGIGNAFRQSLVWRAITAFSEETRDVLNSLIRTEHDSDDTLDVLLTVATLPEHPFNARFLDHRLRRDSMPERDRWWSIYLHAAWRTHGAVDRLVDWASSVTPSTALDDETVNLCAITLSWMLTTSNRFLRDRVTKALVSLLTDRLDPVVRLIERFADVNDPYVAERLYAVAYGTAMRSHDSAEVGTVATCVYARVFASGTPPAHILLRDYARGVVERAIHLRANIDIVAERIRPPYSSCWPAIPTEDDIKTLLPDWSRGSHDSGDIEWARNRIGSSVMDDDFARYVIGTNFSSRSSNWLALRLDEPAWEAPERPEVELRALVAELSDDERKAWDTFDAAENELQEASHSFVADWFDRRDKDSGSGSRVSDIDALKQELEKSRPPEIAVPEAKREQTLGALDSALTKEHAERLERVFAAKEADHDVRRPPRFDLRHIQRYILRRVFDLGWTTERFGHFDRFSIGYGGREAGKAERIGKKYQWIAYHEIMALLADHFQYREQFREEEGDHAYEGPWQDSFRDLDPSCTLRATPGGTAWHGHSAAWWGAARHENWGDPSSPEQWVMRCDDLPKVEDLLSVVHPDDASRWLNLQTYFNWQQPLAADRESIDVERRELWYLCTGYLLRASDVGAFMAWGETVDFWGRWMPDPQEVHRMFLGEYGWSAAFRYFQQPYFGDDGWIQPSHGCPVSVRPAAFEYLREGNGFDCSVDESYTLRLPASELVTGLGLRWSANGADYLDVTGRLAAFDPTAHADGPSALLLRRDSLTEFLAREELAICWAVLGEKRVLGPGLDPAYYARLRISGTYMLSDKGPVGFLKRALDGRETERHETSSNPLTDVKT, encoded by the coding sequence ATGAGCAACGTGAGTCTCGACTGGAATGCGATCCGCCCACTGAACGGGTCGAAGGCAAACGCATTCGAAGAGCTTTGCGCCCAGCTCGCCCGCGCTGAGAGCCCCGCCGGTTCGCGCTTCGAACGCAAGGGTACTCCGGACGCCGGTGTCGAGTGTTACGCGATCCTTGGCGACGGCAGCGAGTGGGGATGGCAGGCCAAGTACTTTGATACTCTCGGCGACTCGCAGTGGCCTCAGCTCGACGCATCGGTCAAGACCGCGATCGAGAAGCACCCGCGGCTCGTGCAGTACTTCGTCTGCATTCCGCTGGATCGTCCCGACGGTCGCGTCCAAGGCCGACGGTCAGCGAAGGAACGCTGGGATGAACACGTGAAGAAGTGGACAGACTGGGCAGCGGCGCTCGGCATGACCGTCGAGTTCGTCTACTGGGGCAGCCATGAACTTCTTGAGCGTCTGGCCCATTCCCAACATGCAGGCCGGCTCCGCTTCTGGTTCGACGTTCCAGGGTTCGACGGAGCTTGGTTCACGGCTCGTTTGGATGACGCGCTGAAGACTGCGGGTCCGCGATATACGCCAGAGATTCACGTCGGCTTGCCAATCGCTGCCGAACTTGAAGCCTTCGGACGCACGGAGCGATTCTTCGATCAAATCAAGGCTCGGGCTCGGGGCATCCGCGACAAGCTCCGAAGCTTCGAATACGCTGAATCGAAGTGCGTCGAGCAAGCACCCAATGGTGCCGCTTCCGCGGTGTCGTCGAAGGTCCAAGCGATCCTCGTTGAACTCGCCGCCGTGAGCGTGCAGCCGGTAGGCGCTCTGCCCTTCAGTCGAATTGCCGAGCAATTGGCCGCTTCGGATGCTGCCGCCGAGAAACTAGAAGCGTGGTTGTTGGAGAGCGAGCGGCAGCAGCACACCAAGCCTCCGGCGACCGAGAAGAGCGGGGCGACCTCGCCCTACCGAAACAACCCGTTCACGGAGCGCCGTTACCGGATTAGGGCGCTGTTGTCCGAGCTTCAGGAAGCTCGCGAAGCTTTGGTGCATGCCGAAGAAGTCGCGCGCGGAAGTCTGATGCTCCTCAGTGGTGCCGCGGGTACGGGCAAGACGCACCTTCTTTGTGACGTCGCCCGACAACACGTTGCGGCCAATCGTCCGACCGTGCTTCTCATGGGACAGCAGTTTGTTAGCGCGGAGGCACCTTGGACCCAGGCCCTTCAACAACTCGATCTTCCGGGAATGTCTGCCGAGGAGTTCGTCGGTGCGCTCGAATCAGCTGCACAGGTAGCGGGGTGCCGCGCGCTCGTATTGATCGACGCCATCAACGAGGGGACTGGAAGACTCATCTGGCCGAGCCACCTGGCGGCCTTTCTCGCGCAGCTTGAGCGATCACCGTGGATCGGCGTCTTGCTCACCGTTCGATCATCGTACGAGGACATCGTCGTGCCGGAGGAAGTTCGTGCCCGTGCCGTCGCCGTAACGCACCACGGCTTCGCAGATTGCGAGTACGATGCGACTCGAACGTTCTTCGCTCACTACGGGCTTGAGCTACCATCGACCCCACTGCTGGCGCCGGAGTTCGGCAACCCGCTGTTTCTCAAGACCCTTTGCAGCAGCCTCAACGCAAACGGTGAGCGTCGGTTGCCTCGCGGGTTTCACGGGATCACCGCAGTATTCGACCTCTACCTCGGTGCTGTCAATGATCGCCTCGCCTCTGCGCTCGGCTTCAACCCTAAAGGCGTGTTGGTGCGCCGGGCTGTGGAGGTGTTCGCGAAGAAACTCCTCGATTCAGGAGAACGGTGGCTGACGCTGACCACGGCCGAAGAGGTTGTCAACGCTCTGCTTCCGGGGCGCGAGTTTGAACGGTCTCTCTATCGCGGCTTGGTATCGGAAGGCGTACTTGTCGAAGAAGCGGCGTGGCGCCAGGCTGCACCCCGCGAGGAAGTTGTCTTCATCGGCTACGATCGTCTCGCCGATCACCTCGTCGCCAAGATGTTGCTTGATGCGCATCTCGATGCGGACAACCCGGCATCTGCCTTCGCGGCGGGCGCGCCACTCGCCTTCGTTTGCGACAAGAGCCATCACGTTCCGCCAGGTCTCCTTGAAGCCCTGTGCGTCCAGATTCCCGAGCGCACTGGCCGCGAGCTGATCTCGCTGGCTCCGGAAACCGGAGACCGCTGGGGAATTGGCAATGCTTTCCGGCAGAGTCTTGTCTGGCGCGCGATCACGGCGTTCTCCGAGGAGACACGCGACGTGTTGAACAGCCTAATCCGAACCGAACACGACTCGGACGATACGCTAGATGTCCTTCTAACCGTTGCCACGCTGCCCGAACACCCGTTCAACGCGAGGTTTCTTGATCATCGGTTGCGCAGAGACTCGATGCCCGAACGCGATAGATGGTGGAGCATCTACTTGCACGCCGCATGGCGGACGCATGGAGCGGTCGATCGGCTGGTGGACTGGGCCTCGTCCGTGACTCCCAGTACCGCCCTCGATGACGAGACGGTCAACCTGTGCGCGATCACACTGTCGTGGATGCTCACCACCTCGAATCGGTTTCTTCGTGACCGTGTTACCAAGGCTCTAGTGAGCCTCCTGACAGATCGACTTGACCCTGTCGTGCGTCTCATCGAGCGCTTTGCGGACGTCAACGATCCGTACGTCGCAGAGCGCCTCTACGCCGTTGCATACGGGACGGCCATGCGGAGCCATGACTCTGCTGAGGTCGGTACCGTCGCAACCTGCGTGTACGCTCGCGTGTTCGCGAGCGGTACACCTCCCGCTCACATCCTGCTTCGCGACTACGCACGCGGTGTGGTCGAGCGCGCGATTCACCTCAGAGCGAATATCGACATTGTGGCCGAGCGCATTCGACCGCCGTATTCCAGCTGCTGGCCGGCCATACCGACGGAGGATGACATCAAGACGCTCCTCCCCGACTGGTCTCGAGGATCCCATGACAGCGGAGACATCGAGTGGGCGCGCAACCGCATCGGAAGCTCCGTGATGGATGACGACTTCGCTCGATACGTGATTGGGACGAATTTTTCGTCGAGGTCGAGCAACTGGCTAGCGCTGAGGCTCGACGAGCCGGCTTGGGAAGCGCCTGAGCGACCCGAAGTTGAACTGCGCGCCCTCGTCGCCGAATTGTCCGACGACGAGCGAAAAGCCTGGGACACATTCGACGCAGCAGAGAACGAACTCCAGGAAGCCTCACACTCGTTTGTAGCCGATTGGTTCGATCGACGGGACAAGGACTCGGGGAGCGGTTCTAGAGTCTCGGACATTGATGCACTGAAGCAGGAACTCGAGAAGTCGCGTCCTCCCGAGATTGCGGTGCCGGAGGCGAAGAGAGAGCAGACGCTCGGCGCGCTCGATTCCGCACTCACAAAGGAGCATGCCGAGAGGCTAGAGAGAGTCTTCGCGGCGAAGGAGGCCGATCACGACGTGCGGCGGCCTCCGCGGTTCGATCTCCGCCACATTCAGCGATACATCCTTCGACGTGTCTTCGACCTTGGATGGACCACAGAGCGCTTCGGTCACTTTGACCGCTTCTCGATCGGGTACGGCGGTCGTGAAGCGGGGAAGGCCGAACGCATCGGCAAGAAGTACCAGTGGATCGCCTACCACGAGATCATGGCGTTACTGGCTGATCACTTTCAGTACCGGGAGCAGTTCCGTGAGGAGGAGGGCGACCACGCCTACGAAGGTCCTTGGCAGGACAGCTTTCGCGACCTTGATCCGTCGTGCACCCTACGGGCCACTCCCGGAGGGACGGCTTGGCATGGCCACTCGGCGGCATGGTGGGGTGCGGCTCGCCACGAGAACTGGGGAGATCCGAGCAGTCCAGAGCAATGGGTGATGCGCTGCGACGACCTCCCGAAGGTCGAGGATCTATTGAGCGTTGTTCATCCCGACGATGCTTCTCGGTGGCTCAACCTTCAAACTTACTTCAACTGGCAGCAGCCACTAGCGGCAGATCGCGAGTCGATCGACGTCGAGCGGCGGGAACTCTGGTACCTCTGTACCGGCTACCTGCTTCGCGCCAGCGATGTCGGTGCGTTCATGGCGTGGGGCGAGACCGTCGACTTCTGGGGTCGTTGGATGCCGGACCCACAGGAGGTCCACCGGATGTTCCTTGGCGAGTATGGGTGGTCGGCCGCTTTCCGGTACTTCCAGCAGCCATACTTCGGCGACGATGGGTGGATACAGCCAAGCCACGGTTGTCCCGTCAGCGTGCGGCCGGCCGCCTTCGAGTACTTGCGAGAAGGTAACGGGTTCGATTGCTCGGTTGACGAGAGCTATACGCTCCGACTTCCGGCGAGCGAACTCGTGACTGGTCTGGGGCTGCGATGGAGCGCCAACGGAGCGGACTACCTCGATGTTACGGGCCGCCTTGCCGCGTTCGATCCCACAGCGCATGCCGATGGACCGAGCGCCCTTCTGCTGCGACGAGACTCTCTTACGGAGTTTCTTGCGCGCGAAGAACTCGCGATCTGTTGGGCAGTCCTTGGGGAGAAACGCGTTCTCGGGCCCGGGTTGGATCCAGCATACTACGCGAGGCTCCGGATATCGGGTACGTACATGCTGAGCGACAAGGGTCCGGTCGGATTCTTGAAGCGCGCGCTCGACGGTCGGGAGACGGAGCGTCATGAGACATCTTCGAATCCGCTCACCGATGTTAAGACCTGA
- a CDS encoding TPM domain-containing protein translates to MRPGFSLFALLVGVVATSVVHAQEPRIPTAHGFVNDYAHVLDAATAQRLDGVIRELQAKTGAEIAVVTVDSTQPLSAFDYAIKIAEAWKPGAKGKDNGVVFLSAIKDRSLFIAVGYGIEGALPDGRVGEIRDRVVVPHFKQGDYSGGIRAGTKALAAIIAAEYHVTLTDVAPPQFNPQRRGNGLPVPIVLLFVIAMIFLARTGLWPLLFLGGPRRGGFYGGSFGGGGFGGSGGGFGGFGGGGFGGGGAGGSW, encoded by the coding sequence TTGCGACCGGGCTTCAGTCTGTTCGCCCTGCTGGTCGGCGTCGTCGCCACTAGCGTCGTGCACGCGCAAGAGCCGCGCATCCCGACGGCGCACGGCTTCGTAAACGACTATGCGCACGTACTCGATGCGGCGACCGCGCAGCGACTCGACGGGGTGATTCGCGAACTGCAAGCGAAGACCGGCGCCGAGATCGCCGTGGTCACCGTCGACTCGACTCAGCCGCTGTCAGCCTTCGACTATGCGATAAAAATCGCGGAGGCCTGGAAACCCGGCGCCAAGGGCAAGGACAACGGGGTCGTATTCCTCAGCGCCATCAAGGATCGCAGTCTCTTCATCGCCGTGGGTTATGGGATCGAGGGCGCGCTGCCGGACGGGCGAGTCGGCGAGATTCGCGATCGCGTGGTGGTGCCGCACTTCAAGCAGGGCGACTACAGCGGTGGCATTCGCGCGGGCACAAAGGCACTGGCCGCGATCATCGCCGCCGAGTACCACGTCACGCTCACAGACGTGGCGCCGCCGCAATTCAATCCGCAGCGACGCGGCAACGGATTGCCCGTCCCGATCGTCTTGCTGTTTGTGATCGCGATGATCTTCCTCGCCCGCACTGGATTGTGGCCGCTGCTGTTCCTGGGCGGACCGCGTCGCGGCGGCTTTTACGGCGGCAGTTTCGGCGGTGGTGGCTTCGGCGGCAGTGGCGGTGGCTTCGGTGGTTTCGGCGGCGGCGGTTTTGGCGGCGGCGGCGCCGGCGGTAGTTGGTGA
- a CDS encoding nucleotidyl transferase AbiEii/AbiGii toxin family protein, translating into MVLHRAGTATRQPPQLRGRLSTVGHGTVFRAFARAAKRSGIHFMLIGGTFRDVAVRAGSTRDIDIVLVDQDGLDRAWMSEVGFLPVQGIPHTWRYFVRGRPIDIEVTAVASSRDPRDPFSVAYQQADSMIIEGRRVAVPRIEDYVILKLCAAAADRRRRARDLADVQDALEAYPNLLKRSLSLAAIEARLREVYALPAKRLKELIALLKRVPRPRG; encoded by the coding sequence ATGGTGCTGCATCGAGCGGGTACGGCGACCCGGCAGCCCCCGCAGTTGCGCGGTCGGCTGAGCACCGTGGGGCACGGGACTGTTTTTCGTGCGTTCGCGCGCGCCGCCAAGCGCAGCGGCATCCACTTCATGTTGATCGGGGGGACGTTTCGCGATGTCGCCGTACGCGCCGGCAGTACGCGCGACATCGATATCGTGCTCGTAGACCAGGACGGCTTGGATCGCGCCTGGATGAGCGAGGTGGGCTTCCTGCCGGTGCAGGGGATCCCCCATACCTGGCGCTATTTCGTCCGCGGGCGCCCAATCGATATCGAGGTCACCGCGGTGGCCTCCTCGCGCGACCCGCGCGACCCGTTCTCGGTGGCGTATCAACAGGCCGATAGCATGATCATCGAAGGCCGGCGCGTCGCGGTGCCGCGCATCGAGGACTATGTCATCCTCAAGCTGTGCGCCGCCGCCGCTGACCGCCGCCGTCGCGCCCGCGATCTGGCCGACGTGCAAGACGCGCTCGAAGCGTATCCCAATCTCCTCAAACGGAGCCTGTCGCTGGCGGCGATCGAAGCGCGCTTGCGCGAAGTCTACGCGCTGCCGGCGAAGCGACTCAAGGAACTGATCGCGCTGCTCAAGCGCGTGCCGCGCCCGCGCGGGTGA
- a CDS encoding AbrB/MazE/SpoVT family DNA-binding domain-containing protein produces MRSQVAKWGDSLAVRIPKAIAREAGLVPGTTVQMTAAEGRVLIAPAAPHYNLRGLVTRITSKNRHRETDWSLTELVLAEVTAKLRPLLGV; encoded by the coding sequence ATGCGTTCACAAGTGGCCAAGTGGGGCGACAGTTTGGCGGTTCGCATTCCGAAGGCGATTGCACGAGAGGCCGGCTTGGTGCCGGGAACCACGGTCCAGATGACGGCGGCCGAGGGGCGAGTGTTGATCGCACCGGCGGCACCACACTACAATCTTAGGGGATTGGTCACGCGCATCACGTCGAAGAACCGGCATCGCGAAACCGACTGGAGCCTGACGGAGCTTGTCTTGGCCGAAGTGACCGCAAAGTTGCGCCCCTTGCTCGGAGTGTAG